Proteins from one Cicer arietinum cultivar CDC Frontier isolate Library 1 chromosome 3, Cicar.CDCFrontier_v2.0, whole genome shotgun sequence genomic window:
- the LOC101493490 gene encoding uncharacterized protein isoform X2, which translates to MSQQGQIPINPTIPQQNPMPPIPMQVQMHMQMPNMSMPYPMHMSMHMHMPFHMPPQDPHSTQDPTRNPAHGKRRREEEDLATAASAELSTAKRAKGQDVIFRIVVPSRQIGKVIGKEGCRIQKIREETRANIKIADAIAEDDSSLDTSKVTAGHVAANTIRLLIAGSQAGGLIGMSGQNIEKLRNSSGAMITVLAPSQLPLCASAHESDRVVQLSGDVPTVMKALEEIGCQLRENPPRQVISISPTYNYAAVRPSQPYLDPNSVDYVTFEMLISETMVGGLIGRCGSNISRIRNESGAMIKVYGGKGEQKHRQIQFGGSAQQVALAKQRVDEYIYSQLIQQSGTE; encoded by the exons ATGTCACAGCAAGGTCAAATTCCGATAAATCCCACGATTCCTCAGCAGAACCCAATGCCACCAATTCCCATGCAGGTTCAAATGCACATGCAGATGCCCAACATGTCCATGCCTTATCCGATGCACATGTCCATGCATATGCACATGCCATTCCACATGCCACCCCAGGATCCACACTCCACCCAAGACCCCACCAGAAACCCCGCACACGGGAAGCGCCGCCGAGAAGAAGAGGATCTAGCCACCGCCGCGTCGGCAGAGCTATCAACGGCCAAACGTGCGAAGGGACAAGACGTAATATTCAGGATCGTTGTGCCATCGCGGCAGATCGGAAAGGTTATCGGAAAAGAAGGTTGCCGCATACAGAAGATTCGTGAAGAGACCAGAGCTAATATCAAAATCGCTGACGCTATCGCt GAAGATGATAGTAGTCTTGATACATCAAAAGTTACTGCAGGACACGTGGCTGCCAATACAATAAGACTTCTGATTGCTGGGTCCCAGGCTGGTGGATTGATCGGGATGTCAGGTCAAAACATTGAGAAATTACGGAATTCTTCTGGTGCCATGATCACCGTTCTTGCACCGAGTCAGTTGCCTTTATGTGCTTCTGCCCATGAATCTGATCGAGTAGTACAG TTATCAGGGGATGTTCCTACAGTAATGAAGGCTTTGGAGGAGATAGGTTGCCAGTTAAG GGAAAATCCTCCAAGACAAGTGATTTCAATCAGCCCAACATATAATTATGCTGCAGTTCGACCATCCCAACCATATCTTGACCCAAATTCAG TTGATTATGTTACATTTGAGATGCTGATTTCGGAAACAATGGTTGGTGGGTTGATCGGCAGATGTGGCTCAAACATATCAAGGATCAGAAATGAGTCTGGAGCAATGATCAAG GTGTATGGCGGAAAAGGTGAACAGAAGCATAGGCAAATTCAATTTGGTGGTAGCGCCCAACAG GTAGCGTTGGCAAAACAGAGAGTTGATGAATATATATACTCTCAGTTGATACAACAATCTGGTACCGAATAA
- the LOC101493927 gene encoding uncharacterized protein has translation MRCKKHISDFSSSVGVCATCLRERLIIHLEAQAQTQAQLTRLTSRASEECSRNSETNLPPPLIFPRSVSPYVSRRKSDYANGHGDRPETLFYSTPQLGPAFYAGDCAVNSNSRSLRKRLSKFWRNFKSRSEKFQSDPSCESSSASPAWFSSIFHARRNRKNQDRTVMTEDFSVGARRRYRQSDRGMSPVRTEEFTDECDQCPSGSGYSSESSPWWKRTPSSTTFTARRSRFGYGKSGSGSGIFCMSPLVWASPNRRWNNKGLPPEMAASGDVSNTPAKPHLSAAASFCANRSRKLADFGRVNHNR, from the coding sequence ATGAGGTGCAAGAAACATATTTCAGATTTCAGCAGCAGCGTCGGCGTCTGCGCTACCTGTCTAAGGGAACGCCTCATAATCCATTTAGAAGCCCAGGCCCAAACTCAAGCCCAATTAACCAGACTCACCTCACGCGCTTCCGAAGAATGTTCTAGAAACTCTGAAACTAATCTTCCGCCTCCGCTGATATTTCCACGCTCCGTTTCTCCTTACGTCTCTCGCCGGAAATCTGATTACGCTAACGGCCACGGAGACCGCCCTGAAACACTGTTTTACAGCACTCCACAGCTTGGTCCGGCCTTCTACGCCGGCGATTGCGCCGTGAATTCCAACTCGAGGTCGTTGAGGAAGCGTTTGAGTAAGTTTTGGAGAAATTTTAAGTCCAGATCGGAGAAATTTCAATCCGATCCGTCTTGTGAGTCTTCATCAGCGTCGCCTGCGTGGTTCTCTTCGATTTTCCATGCTCGACGGAACCGGAAGAATCAAGACCGAACTGTTATGACGGAGGATTTTTCCGTTGGAGCACGGCGAAGATACCGTCAATCAGATCGAGGAATGTCGCCGGTGAGAACCGAGGAATTTACCGATGAATGTGATCAGTGTCCGTCTGGTAGTGGCTACTCGTCGGAGTCTTCTCCGTGGTGGAAGAGAACGCCGTCGTCAACGACTTTCACGGCACGGCGTTCCCGGTTCGGGTACGGGAAGAGTGGGTCAGGTTCGGGTATTTTTTGCATGAGTCCTCTAGTTTGGGCAAGTCCGAACCGGAGGTGGAACAACAAGGGATTGCCACCGGAGATGGCTGCGTCGGGGGATGTTAGCAATACGCCGGCGAAGCCACACCTCTCCGCAGCGGCGTCGTTTTGTGCGAACCGTTCCCGGAAACTTGCAGATTTTGGAAGAGTCAACCATAACCGTTGA
- the LOC101493490 gene encoding uncharacterized protein isoform X1 encodes MSQQGQIPINPTIPQQNPMPPIPMQVQMHMQMPNMSMPYPMHMSMHMHMPFHMPPQDPHSTQDPTRNPAHGKRRREEEDLATAASAELSTAKRAKGQDVIFRIVVPSRQIGKVIGKEGCRIQKIREETRANIKIADAIARHEERVIIISCKDNDEMVTDAEKALYQIANLILKEDDSSLDTSKVTAGHVAANTIRLLIAGSQAGGLIGMSGQNIEKLRNSSGAMITVLAPSQLPLCASAHESDRVVQLSGDVPTVMKALEEIGCQLRENPPRQVISISPTYNYAAVRPSQPYLDPNSVDYVTFEMLISETMVGGLIGRCGSNISRIRNESGAMIKVYGGKGEQKHRQIQFGGSAQQVALAKQRVDEYIYSQLIQQSGTE; translated from the exons ATGTCACAGCAAGGTCAAATTCCGATAAATCCCACGATTCCTCAGCAGAACCCAATGCCACCAATTCCCATGCAGGTTCAAATGCACATGCAGATGCCCAACATGTCCATGCCTTATCCGATGCACATGTCCATGCATATGCACATGCCATTCCACATGCCACCCCAGGATCCACACTCCACCCAAGACCCCACCAGAAACCCCGCACACGGGAAGCGCCGCCGAGAAGAAGAGGATCTAGCCACCGCCGCGTCGGCAGAGCTATCAACGGCCAAACGTGCGAAGGGACAAGACGTAATATTCAGGATCGTTGTGCCATCGCGGCAGATCGGAAAGGTTATCGGAAAAGAAGGTTGCCGCATACAGAAGATTCGTGAAGAGACCAGAGCTAATATCAAAATCGCTGACGCTATCGCt AGACATGAAGAGCGTGTTATCATTATTAGTTGTAAAGACAATGATGAAATGGTTACTGATGCAGAGAAAGCTCTATATCAGATAgccaatttaattttaaag GAAGATGATAGTAGTCTTGATACATCAAAAGTTACTGCAGGACACGTGGCTGCCAATACAATAAGACTTCTGATTGCTGGGTCCCAGGCTGGTGGATTGATCGGGATGTCAGGTCAAAACATTGAGAAATTACGGAATTCTTCTGGTGCCATGATCACCGTTCTTGCACCGAGTCAGTTGCCTTTATGTGCTTCTGCCCATGAATCTGATCGAGTAGTACAG TTATCAGGGGATGTTCCTACAGTAATGAAGGCTTTGGAGGAGATAGGTTGCCAGTTAAG GGAAAATCCTCCAAGACAAGTGATTTCAATCAGCCCAACATATAATTATGCTGCAGTTCGACCATCCCAACCATATCTTGACCCAAATTCAG TTGATTATGTTACATTTGAGATGCTGATTTCGGAAACAATGGTTGGTGGGTTGATCGGCAGATGTGGCTCAAACATATCAAGGATCAGAAATGAGTCTGGAGCAATGATCAAG GTGTATGGCGGAAAAGGTGAACAGAAGCATAGGCAAATTCAATTTGGTGGTAGCGCCCAACAG GTAGCGTTGGCAAAACAGAGAGTTGATGAATATATATACTCTCAGTTGATACAACAATCTGGTACCGAATAA
- the LOC101493167 gene encoding transcription termination factor MTEF18, mitochondrial-like, translating to MSFFPHRHFSIVSRTKFPNLSNIPTRHRNLVIHEAQKALTDYLHGTRCLPFTYAEQISNNTLYSLTNLISKVNFSAPTFSKNINKVLRFHPINEFEVFFESIGIDYNLVSHLLPNDKMFFSQDGTLLEAACTLYNFGFPWEKLGVLYMEKSYIFRRSGEELKSRLCGFKRFGFGNVEVIGICLAFPFVLVEEEGEMGVVGIDGLFSDLKLIFLDFSLASSVEGNVDSWHEVCRKLRLFFDLNGWKGKVGELMGRNKSIFVEHKEEELVHKVEYFCRFGAKKEEVALLILLCPELLKLDLEKPVINVLELLKHFGISSKDLEDVRENFGHVLGTNKMVNLPNVMRALGLQEWFFDKIKGGDHRLLPDYITSYSNEDRDKDYQDGLSRILVSRARVHSIKKLNFLHGLGFGENALTMNLLDRLHGTSSELQERFDCLLRSKIEFSKLCLMVRKTPRILNQNYEIIERKVNFFNKEMGTTLDYLENFPAMLHYHLEDRIIPRFRFHMWLTENGLSRKTYSIGNMIIINEKKFVARVFKIHPAAPKHWFDQFCRRKFPM from the coding sequence ATGTCCTTCTTCCCTCACCGCCACTTTTCCATCGTCTCAAGAACCAAGTTCCCTAACCTCTCTAACATCCCCACCAGACACAGAAACCTCGTCATTCACGAAGCTCAGAAAGCTCTCACCGACTATCTCCACGGCACTAGGTGCTTACCCTTTACATATGCGGAACAAATTAGCAACAACACTCTTTATTCCCTCACCAATCTCATTTCAAAGGTAAATTTTTCCGCACCTACTTTCTCCAAAAACATTAACAAGGTCCTTAGGTTCCACCCCATTAACGAATTTGAagtcttttttgaaagcatagGCATAGATTATAACTTGGTTTCTCATTTGTTACCTAATGATAAGATGTTCTTTTCTCAAGATGGGACCCTTTTGGAAGCTGCTTGTACACTTTATAATTTTGGGTTTCCTTGGGAAAAATTGGGTGTGTTGTACATGGAAAAGAGTTATATATTTCGGAGAAGTGGTGAAGAGTTGAAATCAAGGCTTTGTGGTTTCAAAAGGTTTGGTTTTGGTAATGTTGAAGTCATTGGTATATGTTTGgcttttccttttgttttggTTGAGGAAGAAGGTGAAATGGGTGTTGTTGGAATTGATGGGTTGTTTAGTGATCTGAAGTtgatttttttggatttttctttGGCTAGTTCTGTTGAAGGGAATGTAGATTCTTGGCACGAGGTTTGTAGAAAATTGCGGTTGTTTTTCGATTTAAATGGATGGAAGGGTAAGGTAGGAGAACTCATGGGGAGGAATAAGAGTATATTTGTTGAACACAAAGAAGAGGAGTTAGTACATAAAGTAGAGTATTTTTGTAGATTTGGTGCAAAGAAGGAAGAAGTGGCTTTGTTGATTCTACTATGCCCTGAATTGTTGAAGCTTGATTTGGAGAAGCCTGTGATTAATGTGTTGGAGCTGTTGAAACACTTTGGCATTAGTTCTAAAGATTTGGAGGATGTTAGGGAAAATTTTGGCCATGTGTTGGGAACAAATAAAATGGTTAATCTTCCTAATGTGATGAGGGCTTTGGGTTTGCAGGAATGGTTCTTTGATAAAATCAAGGGCGGAGATCATCGGTTATTACCGGATTATATCACGAGCTATTCAAATGAAGATCGGGATAAAGATTATCAAGATGGTTTGAGTAGAATTCTCGTTTCGAGAGCTCGAGTTCATAGcattaagaaattaaatttcttgCATGGCTTAGGCTTTGGAGAAAATGCCTTGACTATGAATCTTTTGGATCGTTTGCATGGCACAAGCAGCGAGTTACAAGAAAGATTCGACTGCCTTCTACGCTCTAAGATTGAATTCTCGAAGCTCTGCCTGATGGTAAGAAAAACCCCGAGGATACTAAACCAGAATTATGAAATTATAGAGCGGAAGGTGAATTTCTTCAACAAGGAAATGGGAACAACTTTAGACTATCTGGAAAATTTTCCAGCAATGTTACATTATCACTTGGAGGATCGAATTATACCTAGGTTTAGATTCCATATGTGGCTTACAGAAAATGGTCTGTCTCGTAAAACATATTCCATTGGAAATATGATCATTATCAACGAAAAGAAATTTGTAGCAAGAGTGTTTAAAATTCATCCAGCTGCTCCAAAACATTGGTTTGATCAATTCTGTCGCCGTAAATTTCCAATGTAA